Part of the Schistocerca americana isolate TAMUIC-IGC-003095 chromosome 5, iqSchAmer2.1, whole genome shotgun sequence genome, cgacgccagctatgtgccgtccgaggttctgcaaccaagcttccacggaatgtaaaaaacgaactgcacgtggaccaattactcgacgagtcacgtctgatctgtaataagcaatgcttttactcactacgaactgcatcacaacgactataatggaaataggaaatggacacgcttatgtattaatcacgttgttatacaacgatgttactgtgatcaaaaaactttaccacgacgatactaacctgtaaaaaattattgtgcagcagatgaatatgaactgtgataacgacaccatgtgtataggtcaacgcacctgaaacaacagaacatttttcgttgaagcatttcattgcaatgctatgtaactaagaacattcaacaatctaaagttgtattgtattataacaaatattgtaattttaaaactaagttacctgtcatagaatgtagtcttcatatgtaatcttggtggaatattttctttgtgcaacgactaagaaatgcgcgcgcacacacgaacaatatgaactgcaatactgtgccgcgtgatctaaatttacgaaataacggcagtgccgtagttacacagacgcttctgcgcatgcgcgcactctgttttgccaacataagaactttttcggcgcacgcgcgtcattcaaattttgtatataatatacagtataatataagtcatgtaaatagttgtagataacttagattttcttgtgcctttaggtgaattgctcgcctgcaggtgtgtcctttcgcctcgcaattcagggggcaatataaaggcacatttgcatgccgagcgtgagtttcctcggaaacgcgagatattaattaaataaataatcagtgacaaataaataaagcctatggcacacaactgcagcgctgtgtcgctgataaaacaaaagtacatttacgttactcgtatgttttattaaaaaaaaaacagagccctggttgaagtggtgcgagaagcacgtattttagtttattgtctggcacaccgccatatttcatgatatagaaaattactgcgagttgcaaccatactaggcactcgattctgtaaagaatttatatttataaaagtaagtaggattatgaactgtaggcttattcattgaatatatctgatttaactaactgtgtaattttttgtttagtagacaatcacctctgtacgacgttttggcatggctggcaaattattgtaatattgagatttagtttatgagtccgcacctaccgcagcagtctttggaaacgatttaattacgaagtccgattatttcagttttatttcacggtcaactacgagtaacattgcctttacgaaaaagccattgtcaagcgtgtgataccgaataatcaaatcctgacgactcataggagagccaatcatacagataaccTTATACACCCTATCGGGCTTGACAACAAGACGACATGCAAACAACACTAGTAGTCATccagtggccattctacctgtcacagagaatcgtGTACATACATTTCGATAGTGtgaatatgtatgtagatacaTTGACGTAAGACCATGTCATTAGTTACATTGACGTAAGACTATGCCATGGGTGCGCTTCAGTTTTTTTGTGGCGCAATGTAGTTGAAGGAAGACTGGAGGAATCTCCAGTACAGACAAGATATAGACAGTGTCTGCTGTAAAATAAGCATTGCCATAATTATTACAAACTAACTTGATCGTAACGGCATTAAATAATATTTGTGTACAATTTTAAATATTCAACCATACTTACAGAAAGTACAACGTAGACAGTTCTtttattacactgaagaaccaaaaaaaGTAATACACCTTACTAATAAAGTGTAGGGccgtcgcgagcacgcagaagtgtaacAACAAGGCGTGGCAGGGACtcaactaatttctgaagtagtgctgtacggaacggacaccatgaatcctgcagggctgtccacaaatccataacagtacgaggggctagagatcgcttctgaacagcacatggcaaggcatcccagatatattcaataatAATCATGACTGagaagtttgatggccagcggaagtgtttaaaatcataaGAGGGAgctaccctgtagcaattctggacgagtggagtgtcgcattgttctcctggaattgccgaagtccgtcgaaatgcacaatggacacggatatatgcaggtgatcagataggatacttgcttacgtgtcacatgtcagagtcgtatctagacgtatcaggagtcccttatcacccaaactgcacacgccccacatcattacagagcctccaccagcttgaacagtctcctgctgacatgcggggtacATGGTTTCATGgcgttgtctccatatccgcattcgtccatccgctctatacaatttgaaactagacccgtctggccagacaacatgtttccagtcatcaacagtccaatgtcggtgttgacggcccaggcgaggtgtataactttgtgtcgtgcagtcatcaagggtacacgagtgggtctgcggctccgaaagctcatatcgatgatgtttcattgaatggtccgcacgcttctgcttgttgatggttcagcattCAAGTATGCAGctatttgcggatgggttgcacttctgtcacgatgaattaTTCTCTTTGGtcgtccgcagcgatgtcgcagatctgatgttttacgggattcctgatattaacggtatactcgtgaaatgttcgtacgggaaaatgtcCACTTAATCGcttcctcgcagatgctgtgtcccatagcttgtGCGCGAACTGTAAATCTACGcccatactcacttaaatcttgataatttgccattgtagcagcagtaaccgacctaacaactgcgacagacactttttgttttatatattcATTGCAAACTGCAGCGTCgttttgtgcctgtttacatatctttagaTTTTAATACCCATGGttacgccagtttctttggcgcttcagtgtataccacTCAGTGGAGTGTTATTTTTGCTGGAGTACCTGaaaccaccggccggtgtggccgagcggttctaggcgctacagtctggaaccgcgcgaccgctacggtcgcaggttcgaatcctgcctcgggcatggatgtgtgtgaagtccttaggttagttaggttttacttaagttctaagttctaggggactgatgacctcagattttaagtcccatggtgctcagagccatttgaaccatttgaacctgaaactAGGCGTCGTAGGCATCACGTAGAACTTATTCATCATGCGGGAGGTCTTTTGCTCAGCCCTACAGTGCAGACGACATGGAACTTTACAACCCCAGAACTCCACATCCAGACAAGTGGAGGAAATTGACATAACTCCATCCATATTACCTGATGGCGTACATGGCGACAATAGAGGTCGCTGACAAACCGTACGCCTTCATGTATCCACCTTGTCATGTTCCAAAAGTAGGCTAGCACATATCTGTCTGTGAGGCGGCTGCTTGGGCTAGCTAGGGCACGTGATCCGGAGGGCAGAGTGCCATCGCAGCCAACAACCTGAAGATCTCCACAACGCCGCGCCACGGATTGGACCATCGACTTCCGGATAGCACGCGGCCTTCTAAGCTGGAACTCCAAGTGATCAGCGATATGGCCGTAGAAACTTGGTATAATTGTTTATTTTCTCTAGCTGACAGGTTAGTGACAGGCTGTAAGTTTCTCTCTCTGTCGGAGGTGGACTTCAGTATTTCATTACTGCTAGCTCTCAGTACTTCTTCAGTGAATTACACCATAAGCACTGTTCAGTATTTATTCTTCTTGACTGAATCTAGTATTTTGACTTTAGTTGAAAACACGAAGTGAGAAACTTACTTTTCCGTTTTAAACTAACGTTATTAGGACTCCAAGAGGCCGCTCATTGAAGAGCATGTGACTACAGAAACTGATCTCACTGTTCCTGATGTAATTTAAGATAGTGGTCACTGAAGTGTGTATAGATCATTCAATTAACATGGAAGTTTTTAATTTAAATTGTGATTCTGGATCTAAGAGGCTCCATTATTTGCTAACCATCATTTATTTTGTATCACATATGGAACGACCATCCTTCCTTTGTTTCGTTGTGGAGAATATACAGGGAGtatattttaagttgacaaaccagaataactcgaaaaataagcttcacacgaaaaaatgtgtagaatccaaagttgattattttcgagggggacgtctgctggtgctaaaattagccagcCACCCCAGTCCCCtgagggtggggcgggaggcaactttagaATTTCAAATGggatccccattttttattgcagaatcagattctacataaagaaCTACGTACATttcgtcttaaacatttgttttgattcttggtagttggcgctgtcattcaagaaaatccatgttctctttttacggataaataaaaaatacttgtttacTTGGTAaaatttgattcgctaaaactaaaactatcCATCTCTCCCCATAGTACGGGGTTTGAGATAGATGAATTAGAATTTTACCAAGGTTTGTCAacctaaaatttacaccctgtatatgtggtaaTTGTGTTCAATAAAATCTCGTTGGTTTCTCTTTACCTGAACTGCCCAGTTGTGACTATCAGAAGCGGACACGTCAGTTTCATACGGATGGTTGGTGAAAATGAAATTATACATATTTTTTAATGTGGTACTCGTACATCGCGATTCGTATTTGAGTGGTATTTAGATTCTACGACAAAGAGTGAAACTTGCTCCATCATATACCAGACGCGGTATATGATGGTTTTCTCCAGGAGTTAGACTGTTCAGTTGTCAATACATCCGTGAGTCGAAGACAAATTTAGCTTTATTTCTATCATGATAGAGGAGGACGTTGGGTGGGAGCAGTCTGTCACTTTTTCTGTGCTGTCAGCACGCCACCCGTGCTCCACGTGCAACATCCTCACTACCACCTGAAGAAGGAACAAGCAGATTCCGAGAATTCGTTGCGTTAATATGTACATCTAACGGCTACAGAAGTCGTGTATTGTTAATGTATTGTAAATGAGAAATTGCACTGTGCGTATTCCTTAGTCGTTCAGTATCCGCTGTTGTTGCAGACGTTATCACTATTCCTGCACAGACACAATAAGAGATTCACACGGAGTCTCTTTCATAGGTCAGCTTCATTTCCATTAAATATTCAGTATTCCGATACCCGGCGTCCGTTTATTCGTTATTGTAGCTATTCTTTCATTCTTCGTGTCATTAGGGATCTATTCACATAATAAACGTCTGCTGCATCTTTACATTTATCAGCATGAATTGATTTATAATTCTCATGATTTATGTTGCCACTAGTGTATGTATCGGATATGAAATTTCCAGTTTACTTTGAAACTACATGGCAAGTGGAAAGGAATTATCGAATTTAATATAGGGGAAGGCGGGGGCAAGagggggaagctaactttaaacccttacaaaagggacaaaaataaacaaattcaagtaggtttccttatcatttgtttacttaaccattgaattacaatagcatgcaaagaaacctgcgaacttgttacatttagttacaAATAtttcgatttgaaacataaactaccaattcatctctaaagcttaaataaggactggaataatgaaaccatgtgacgataaggtttcgaaacagggttatgcgaattgtagaatcaggtattacgttttatttaggtcTCTTagtttcacatagtacacaagtgtggacagcctcgtcatcgtCACTTTCTATTCCGgcaagtgtcgtgggcccagcgtccgcagctaatactCCGTATCCAGCCTTCTTCAGAgcctatttacaattgtattcaacgtataatgtacgtgttcaaaacccgcagcgaggtaaacacatgagacgataagaacgtaatggttggacaaatagtgggggcaagacggggaagctccccatcttgccccaccccgtcttgccccctaccatgctgtcaggttatgttacgcctacatgaacactatttagtgaacattgcctactgacacagcagtttactgttaataatacgtactattcagtgctatatatacagtctggacaaatgttcacgaaacacatgttttaggacctcgaaaggtgtaaaacattgcaaatcagtttAACAATTCTACGTACCTCGCAAAGctgacagaaaccgccgcgaaactaaagTTCAGCAATGTCAAaacactgggacctgtgtattgatgatgttgacgtagctatccacagatggtaGCACTcaaactgtagcttatagcccttccccgtcttaccccacctccccatcttgccccgccttcccctacctTGAGTTTGTAATGCAAATCTCATAAAACATTACTTGTTTTATCTTTATAGATCTGTATCCATCCATCACACTTTCACTCAGATTATCGCTATACATTCCTTTTGTCGTACGACAACCTTTTACGAGTGCATTCCTATACACAGGTATGAATGTAGTAGTAATGCAGTTTGAGTGCATCCACAGTTTGCGACAATGTTGGTCCACGAAATGGAACGTCTGCTTCaaagaacaattacaaatgacaggATACAGAGCCGACGAGACAGTGCTACTCCATAGATGAGTACTGATGATCCGATTCCATTTCTAATCTCCAAAAATGTCTTGGAGAATGATAGTGTCGATGAATAAGCATGGCCTGTTAGCTCTGCCGCAAAGGGGTCTTACTCACAGTAGAAAGCACGGTATAAAAATATGCAGAAAACAACGGAGTTTATGTCGAGAAATTTTGTTTCAGGAACATAAAATTGAATTTAATAATTGTTTTAGCGAGCAGTTCTCTTCAGTGTAATTAATAATTGATACTAGTTTATATTTGACTTCGATATATCGCTTAGCATAATTCATCTGAAAACTGATATTACATAACATATTGTAAATATGAATTACTatcagatatgttgttgttgttgtggtcttcagtcctcagactggtttgatgcagctctccatgctactgtatcctgtgcaagcttcttcatctcccagtaactactgcagtctacatctttctgaatctgcttagtgtattcatctcttggtctccctttacgatttttaccctccacgctgccctccaatactaaattcgtgatcccttgatgcctcagaacatgtcctaccaaccgatcccttcttctagtctagttgtgccacaaacttctcttctccccaattctattcaatacctcctcattagttatgtgatctacccatctaattttcagcattcttctgtaccaccatatttcaaaagcttctattctcttcttgtccaaactatttatcgtccatgtttcacttccatacatggctacagtccatacaaatactttcagaaacgacttcctgacacttaaacctatactcgatgttaacaaatttctcttcttcggaaatactttccttgccattgccagtctacattttatatcctctctacttcgaccaccagttattttgctccccaaatagcaaaactcctttactactttaagtgtctcatttcctaatctaattccctcatactttattcgactgcattcctttgtcctcgttttgcttttctttatgttcatcttatatcctcctttcaagacactatccactccgttcaactggtctcccaagtcttttgctgtctctgacagaattacaatttcatcgacgAACCtctaagattttatttcttctccacggattttaatacctactccgaatttttcttttgtttccttcactgcttgctcaatgtacagattgaataagatcggggataggctacaaccctgtcacacttcttcctaactactgcttccctctcatgcccctcgactcttataagtgccatctgatttctgcacggattgtaaatagcctttcgctccctgtgttttacccctgccacctttagaatttgaaaaagagtattcctgtcaacattgtcaaaagctttctctaagtctacaaatacaaggaacgtaggtttgcctttccttaatctctcttctaacataagtcgtagggtcagtattgcctcacgtattccaacacttctacggaatccaaactgatcttccccgaggtcggcttccattagtttctccattcgtctgtaaagaattcgcgttagtatttaggagccgtgacttattaaactgataattcggttatTTTCGcattgtcaacacctactttctttgggattggaattattatgttcttcgtgaagtctgagggtatttcgcctgtctcatatcttgctcaccagatggtagggttttgtaaggactggctctcccaaggttgtctgtagtactaatggaatgatgtctactcccggggccttgtttcgactcaggtctttcagtgctctgtcaaactcttcacgcagtatcatatctaccctttcatcttcatctacatccccttccatttccataatattgtcctcaagtacatcgcccttgtgtagcccctctatatactccatccacctttctgctttcccttctttgtttagaactgggtttctatctgagctcttgatattcatgatagtggttctcttttctccaaaggtctctttaatttactgtaggcagtatctatgttgcccctggtgagataagcctctacatccttacatttgtcctctagccatccctgcttagtcattttgcacttcctgtcgatctcatttctgagacgtgtGTATtactttttcctgcttcatttactgcatttgtatattttctgatTTCATCAGTTTAGTTCAGTATGTTCAGATATATGTCACGTATAATGTCCTTTACTTCTTCGTGACTTGTTAGTGCAGTTTTTAAGTACTGTGGCACTCAATAAAACATCACCACTAGTACTAATTCTGCTGAATTCGGCATACAAATTTTTTCCTCCGTCTGGCCTGTTGTGATACACTTTTGTGAGCGGAAGAATCAAAACTGGAAATCTAGTGGTGCGTTTTTATCCTACGGAGGAGGTGAAGGAATTCCCAGTAAGTTGTGACGGTAACGGCGTTCCTGGGAATCAAGCGGCTGCCCGCTAAACCGGTAGCAGCTCTGAGAAACGATCACGTGCGTGGACCAGCCGAGGTGCCGCAGCTGCCCAGTGTCTGCGTAGCCTGTCGCTGTGAcgtcacgcacaggtatatatgACGCCGCTGTTGCTGTGGTCGGCATATCACTGGACAGCCACGGTCGGCAAACCTCTCTACAACCACGATGCAGAGCTGTACTCtagctttgttgctcctgtgcctGTTGGCGGCTGCCGCTGCGTACACCACTAAGTACGACAACATCGACCTGGACGACATCCTGCACAACGACCGCCTACTGAAGAAGTACCACGAGTGCCTCCTCTCTGACAGCGACGCATCCTGTACCCCAGACGGAAAGGAGCTGAAGGGTGAGTGCAGTTCTTAAGCTCAAAATGTATGACAGTTTCTGCACGGCGTTTATCTTTCTGCAACTCCACTAAATACATTTCGTCCCTGTCAATTTGTTTCACTAATTTTAGGAATTTATTTCATACAATCTCTTACGTTTCGTATCACCTCTTGCACCAAATTGAATGACGTGTCAACTTCACTTATATTGCTGATAGGCAACGATTAGATTTCATTGTTTAAATTACACGTTTTGTTGAAGCAAAAAACTAACCTCGATGCATACGTTACTTCATTACAACTTGCTACACATTTCTGgtttagacagttagaagaggtaCCATTAATGTACACCGCCTTCAGTAGTTTAAGAATTCTAACTTTACGGGTACCTGTGCTGCACCGTAGATCTGCTATAGATTACCTTTGAGAAAGACCTTAACTTCTACGCTTCCTACTAATGTGTTGCTACATCCTCAGAAAGTAAGGTGGGAGTAAAGTTATGAACATGAACAGGCTTACTCTCTTCTTACAAAATGCGGATGTTTGCACTGGATATGGATCTCGCGAAGCGTTTAATTTGGTGTTATTTTGATGGTCGTTACTTTTCTTATTGTATTCCGTGTCTGTTAACAGCCGCCATTCCTGATGCGCTGACCAACGAGTGCGCCAAGTGCAACGAGAAGCAGAAGGCTGGTGCCGAGAAGGTGATCAGGTTCCTTATCAAGGAGAAGCCCGACCTGTGGACGCCGCTGGAGAACAAGTACGACCCCACCGGCACCTACAGGCAGAAGTACGGCGAGGAGCTCAAGAGGGTCTCCGCCTAAACACCGGGACACTTTTTGCACTGCACTGTGACAGCTCCAGAACATTTATCGGGTTGACTCTCTGTGATACAACCAAAGAACCTTAATTTATCTGATTATTGTTAACATTTGTTGTGTTCCACATATTTTAAAATAAAGGTCTTTTAATAAGACTGGTTTTTATTATTCTTCCAAAATTAGACCTTGCCGAATTTTCTTCCAGGATCATATATTTGGTACTAGTCTCTTTAatggtaataaaataagaaaaaactgaaacattgtttctgaacagttCTCAAAATGTAAGACCCTTTTAGTGTAAAATACATTATTACGGTTACCACATATAGAGAACTTGTAGGAACCATGACAATGCAAAAACAAGACCATCACAACAAATTCAACAAATTACCTTCACTACGTCTAACAAGGTCCGCCGCTCATGGTGTGGCGGTAgcgttcccggtttcgattcctggccgggtcagGTATTTCCACCTGCTCCGAGATTACTGGGTGGTGTTGCGTCgtcttcatgatcatcatcatcatcatcatcatcatcatcatcatcatcatcattcatacccCTTGCGGTTGGAGAaagacaacggcaaaccacctccattaggaccttggtttgtacggcggtgcgggtctcccgcatcgttcgtCTAAGCTCTGTCAACAGGCATGGGATTTCATTTCCATTCCGTGTCTAACAAGGGGAGGACACGACGTAGAGATCACagatttactacaaacttcgtacaccTTTGGTAGGCCATGAAAACTACATAATGTGTAAGTAGTAAGGTTCACTACTCTGAAAATTTCGAGAAAATCGCGAGATGTCTTACGCGTCTGTTACGTGCTTACGTATCTGTGTATAGGTGCTGCCCGtttgagttcatggtggtcaagtggttagcgttggAGCTTCGAAGGCCGAATGTTTATGAGGCGACGGTTCGGTTGTCCCGCAAATTTAGTTTTTAATCTATACCATTGGAAGACAGAAATTTTTCATAATGTCAACGAGATGTAGTTTCTCTTAGAAACTCTGAACACCCCCTGCAAATGCGGGAGAACTGCATTCACTCCATGTAGTAGATGCCGTTTCAAATGATTGTATTTGTCGGTATGACAAATACCATCTAGCAACGGGAGACGTCGAGAGCCCATCCGACGAGTAATTGTGCATTACTcctgtggtctggcacattgtgacttactatattactgaaTAGTGTCAATcacatcattatttatcgaggtttgacttggccTTTCTAAGGCTGTCCATCTTcctagaaaatttaattattatttaatagtcaaataacatacgtaattcactacaacttcatgaaaatgcgctTGGCTTTCTTTCCATTATATTATCTCTCAaaggtcatataaattaaataatgaaaatgatatAGATTAAAAAGTATGTGTTCGCAGAATTTCAACCGTCACCTCGCCCACGACTTTCTTACCACGTGTGAACGCTAAACATGTGACCACAATGACTTGTCGCAGTCACCCTATTCGCAACGCTATATGTTGCATAATAGATGCGTACAACTtcccttgcgattttctcggaattgccagagtagtacaCACTTCTACTttaacattatgttgttttaatggcctactaaaggtgtacaaagtttgaagtaaatccatgatcGTAGCGTCGTGGCCTGACCTTGTAAGTGATATCTGTCCTTTGGAAATTTACAAGATCACAGGAAACTAAATACAGTTCAGTTTAATTCAGACCACGTACATTGGTGGTGGGAAATAGCCAGCAACACAACTGTAGACATCAGGACTGACGCAGTGGACAACATCAGTACGACGAAAGCCAGTTGCAAACGGAAAACAATACAATAGAATATCTCTAGCATGCTACGTGCCCAGCTTCCCAGGAGCAtgtccacacatattataaaaaagtgtgtgtgtgtgtgtgtgtgtgtgtgtgtgtgtgtgtgtgtgtgtgtgtgtgtgttatattatCCAGATCTTATCCTAAACGACTGTACCCGTTTCAACCAAAGCAATTTCTGTCGAGGTAAGAACCATCTATCTCTAATAGATCAGCAGATAGTATGCAATAAACAGTGATATGCGTGAAGAACCGCCGCATTTTGCACGACttttaaagttattacttctttgttactaactccattcgcaacatatttcgcagacagtattcatacACGCCACCGAATGTATCTGCACAAATAGATCATTGTACAACAAATAGCTCAAGAGAAATGGCACTGTAATCGCTGGGACGTCTAAAAGAAGGCTGCATCGTGCATGAAGCCTTAACAAACTTATTCTGTACTAATGCACTCCTAAAGTCAACTCAAATTTAGAAAAACGCTGACGGATGGTAGCGCTTTTGTCAGCTTTCAAATGCGAAGCGCAAACGGTTGTAGCCGAAAACTTTAGCTATCTGTAGAGCCTTAAAGAGGCCTTCCCATAGAATTGTTTACAAAACCAGGTTGCAGATACGCGAAGCA contains:
- the LOC124615873 gene encoding allergen Tha p 1-like; this translates as MQSCTLALLLLCLLAAAAAYTTKYDNIDLDDILHNDRLLKKYHECLLSDSDASCTPDGKELKAAIPDALTNECAKCNEKQKAGAEKVIRFLIKEKPDLWTPLENKYDPTGTYRQKYGEELKRVSA